One Dromiciops gliroides isolate mDroGli1 chromosome 3, mDroGli1.pri, whole genome shotgun sequence DNA segment encodes these proteins:
- the ZNF428 gene encoding zinc finger protein 428, translated as MTETRETAETGGYASLEEDEEELSPGPEHPSDSDYTLSEPDSDEDEEEEEEEEETTDDPEYDPGYKVKQRLGGGRGAPSRRAPRAAPPPGPPPQPCTLCGRPPPGEGAAAPGGPPCRLCRPAAPQATPSARTAAQRQVGEEDEEEDEDEGATSTGGDGPPGDEGGAYHCTECEDSFDDLGELHGHFMLHARGEV; from the exons ATGACGGAGACCCGGGAGACCGCTGAGACTGGGGGCTATGCCAGCttggaggaggatgaggaggagctGTCCCCAG GTCCAGAGCACCCCTCTGATTCGGACTATACCCTCTCAGAGCCTGACTCtgatgaggatgaagaagaggaggaggaagaagaggaaacaaCAGATGATCCAGAATATGATCCTGGCTACAAGGTGAAGCAACGCCTGGGTGGGGGGCGAGGGGCACCCTCTCGGAGGGCCCCTAGGGCTGCCCCGCCCCCAGggcccccaccccagccctgtACCCTGTGTGGCCGCCCACCCCCGGGGGAGGGTGCCGCAGCCCCTGGGGGCCCACCCTGTCGGCTCTGCCgcccagctgccccccaggcaACACCCTCTGCCCGCACTGCTGCTCAGCGCCAGGTGGGtgaggaggatgaagaagaggatgAGGATGAAGGGGCCACCTCCACTGGAGGTGATGGGCCCCCTGGGGATGAGGGGGGTGCTTACCACTGCACAGAGTGTGAGGATTCATTCGACGACCTTGGGGAGCTGCATGGCCACTTCATGCTGCATGCCCGAGGGGAGGTGTGA
- the IRGQ gene encoding immunity-related GTPase family Q protein, which yields MPPPRGDVTALFLGPPGSGKSELIAALREAPEAWHEDSQVPALYPARPGLFLGELSCPPAAPEAWAAEADVLVLVWGPQDRDGVEEGCLPQGLGAAGRAALARGAPLLAVWSRGPKNGSTGSPGQPEDLEQERKKAADQLAAAGLGAAPLYVLSRPGPQGAELTRLREALHDQGAALERLLPPAQEGFEVVGGAELEAVREAFEAGGLEAAMTWLRSGLERLGSARVDLGVAGPEAPTVIGSLLGQDPEPTPSSPGPAPYPAPERPNVVLWALLEDADPAPSADPGPAHYDALVLVVPGPPTPADVARGRALVGPVTPLFFVRTDGEGEDPEPEEDEEKSGSGDGMDKEKGSEDRKECGGEKNSGSGSTARDGAQKSGGASGEHEMKSDGGDGEEEGWEVLGAEEAEDAPPPVFPLRPGGLPGLAAALRRALAPAQGTALLLALPPASAPAARAKADALRAGAWRAALLASVAAAASPAPGLGHACDVALLRGQLAGYRRALGLEAAAVARRELALGLEPGTLVKREHSRLALNGAARGEVEARLRGWAGEGTAGGAALGALSFLWPAGGAAATGGLGYRAAHGVLLAALEELQADAEAVLGPGPDAE from the exons ATGCCTCCCCCTCGGGGTGACGTGACCGCCTTATTCCTGGGTCCCCCAGGTTCGGGAAAGTCAGAGCTCATCGCTGCGCTCCGGGAGGCTCCAGAAGCCTGGCATGAAGACTCCCAAGTCCCTGCCCTCTACCCTGCGAGACCTGGTCTCTTTCTGGGAGAGCTGAGCTGCCCTCCGGCAGCTCCCGAGGCCTGGGCAGCCGAGGCTGATGTGCTTGTGCTGGTCTGGGGGCCCCAGGACCGGGATGGAGTCGAGGAAGGGTGTCTGCCCCAAGGGCTGGGGGCCGCTGGGCGGGCAGCCCTGGCCCGTGGGGCCCCCTTGCTGGCTGTGTGGAGCCGGGGTCCCAAGAATGGGAGCACCGGGAGCCCGGGGCAGCCTGAAGACCTGGAGCAGGAAAGGAAGAAGGCTGCAGACCAACTGGCCGCTGCAGGGCTGGGGGCGGCACCCCTTTATGTCCTTAGTCGGCCTGGACCCCAAGGAGCTGAACTGACCAGACTTCGAGAGGCGCTACATGACCAGGGGGCGGCACTGGAGAG GCTGCTGCCTCCTGCCCAGGAAGGCTTCGAGGTCGTGGGAGGGGCCGAGCTAGAAGCTGTGCGGGAAGCCTTCGAGGCGGGCGGCCTGGAGGCCGCGATGACCTGGCTGCGCTCGGGCCTCGAGCGTCTGGGCAGCGCCCGAGTGGACTTGGGTGTGGCCGGTCCCGAAGCCCCCACTGTCATAGGCTCCCTTCTCGGACAGGACCCTGAACCCACCCCCTCTTCCCCCGGGCCAGCCCCCTATCCTGCTCCCGAGAGGCCCAATGTGGTCCTTTGGGCACTGCTCGAGGACGCCGACCCCGCCCCCAGCGCTGACCCCGGGCCTGCTCACTACGATGCTCTGGTCCTGGTAGTTCCAGGCCCCCCGACGCCGGCCGATGTAGCCCGCGGGAGGGCTCTGGTGGGCCCTGTCACGCCCCTCTTCTTCGTAAGGACTGACGGTGAAGGTGAAGACCCTGAACCAGAAGAGGATGAAGAGAAATCTGGCAGCGGGGATGGGATGGACAAGGAAAAAGGTAGCGAGGACAGGAAAGAATGTGGTGGCGAGAAGAATTCGGGCAGCGGGAGTACAGCGCGAGATGGAGCCCAGAAATCTGGCGGTGCATCTGGGGAGCACGAGATGAAATCGGacggtggggatggggaggaggaaggctgGGAGGTGCTGGGCGCAGAGGAGGCGGAGGATGCACCGCCGCCGGTCTTCCCCCTGCGTCCAGGGGGGCTGCCGGGTCTAGCGGCCGCGCTGCGACGAGCCCTGGCCCCAGCCCAGGGGACAGCTCTGCTGCTGGCGCTGCCCCCCGCGTCTGCGCCGGCAGCGCGCGCCAAGGCGGACGCGCTGCGGGCTGGAGCGTGGCGCGCGGCGCTGCTGGCCAGTGTGGCCGCGGCTGCGTCCCCGGCCCCGGGACTGGGACACGCGTGCGACGTGGCGCTGCTGCGGGGTCAGCTGGCTGGCTACCGGCGTGCGCTGGGGCTTGAGGCAGCCGCCGTGGCCCGGCGAGAGCTCGCCCTGGGGCTTGAGCCTGGGACCTTGGTGAAGCGCGAGCACTCGCGACTGGCACTAAATGGAGCGGCCCGTGGAGAGGTGGAGGCACGCTTGCGGGGCTGGGCCGGCGAAGGGACCGCAGGCGGCGCGGCCTTGGGCGCGCTCTCCTTCCTGTGGCCTGCGGGCGGCGCGGCGGCGACGGGGGGCCTCGGGTACCGCGCGGCCCACGGCGTGCTCCTGGCGGCTCTCGAAGAGCTGCAGGCCGATGCTGAGGCCGTGCTGGGCCCGGGCCCCGACGCTGAATAA